The genomic segment CGTTTATTACATAACAGttcataataaatatattattaatttaataattactaGTTAACTTAATAAATACTATAATCAGAAGATATTACTTTCTTCCTTAATAACtcgtttttaaataattttaaattttgtagaaaataatatttttactaaTGATAATTTACTATCATTGCCTTTACCATTGTATCGTTTTAAAAACAGGAATAATCAATTATGAACCAATTTACAATACTACGCTTCAAACAATCTACAATTTCAAGTAGGTACTGGTTAGAAAGGTGTTTGAGGCAATATTTGGTGTATCATGCAAGAGTATATTCTAATGGAATtaataatcataaaaattacATTGTCAAAAAGGAAGATATCAATAGGAGAAAAGCATTAAGGTTACAGATACTGCAAGATATTAAACAAACTAAACGGAAAGTAGAAGTAATTATTGACAAAGAAAACATTTGGACTGTACCAAATATTCTTTGTATGGGACGAATTGTAACATCGCCATATTTaagttacttaattttgtcacaaGATTACCAGGTAAaatgttataatattaaatgcatatttattcattatattcattatatatattatttgttcatatattatAGATAGCATTGTGGCTATTAATAATTGCTGGGTTTAGTGATTTAGCTGATGGATGGATTGCACGTACATGGACATCACAAGCTTCTAAGCTTGGCACTTTTTTAGATCCTGCTGCAGATAAGTTACTAGTAGGTACTCTGTTCCTATCTTTGGCCTGGGTAGGATTGGTTCCTATTCCTTTAACGTGTCTTGTCATTGCAAGAGATGTTGCCTTGATTTCAGCCGTTTCTTACATAAGATACCAATCTTTACCTCCTCCGGTATGTATagattataacattatgaacagaaaaatatttaaatgattatgcttatttacaaaatatGTTTCAGAAAACTTTGGCCAGATATTTTGATCCTACATATGCAACAGTACAATTAGCTCCAACATATATAAGTAAAATTAATACTGCTATTCAGTTGTCGTTTGTTGCTGGAACACTAGCTGCACCCATATTTCATTTCGTAAATCATCCAGCTTTAGAAATTTTTTGTTATGTAACGGCAGTAACAACATTAGCAGGAGGTGTAAGTTATTTGATATCAAAAAATACATACAAATTCGTAAGGAAAAAGACTTCAACAAAATcatctaattaaatacatgtaTTAATGATCATAATAACATCGTTTATTGtttctaaatttattatttactttgtATAATAGACGTTATTTAAATATCTACTATGTATACAACTCAAATTAATAAAAACtttgtttttattttgtaattccTCTATAAAAACAGATTACAAATTGGCCGCTACGTCTTTTACCTTATATGTTTCATATGCAAAATCTTCGAAATTTTTTGTATTGAAACAAACTCCAATATAATCAATTTCTAATCTGAAAGGCCCTGGCTTTTTATCAGCAATTGTAATTCCAAAATTTGTAGTGTAATTCGGACACATAGCATATTGATTTTCATTAATTTGTCCTTTTGAACTAAATACAAATTTTGAAAAAGGGACTCTGATTATTTGCCAATAGGGGCCGCCTCTTGTATACATTACGTAATGATAACAATCATACTGCGTTATGTCCATATTtcctttttgtaaaatatttaacatgTAACATCTACCATCTCCTCTAACTCGTAAAACAACTTCATTATGATGTTGCCAATCATAGTAGTACCGTCGAACAAAAGATCTAAATCTTGGAGCTGAAGTGATATTGCAGTAGCCAGCATTTGTAGTTCGACCGTCTTTGGGCACACGGGTATCTAATATACCATGGAATATTCCAGTGCCATAAGACGATAGTTCTAATCTAAAAATAATAGACATTTTGTGAATTAGTTTAAATCTTTCCAAGATGTAACAGcataaaaaatattgtatagTTACTTAGCAGCTGAATAACCATGATGATAATCCTTGTCAGAATTTACAATCCATTGATCCAAGGATTTTTGAGTTCCATCAAACTTCCATATAGTATTAATTTCATTTACTGCAAAGTTACATGGATATATACTGTAGTTATCCCATATTTCTTGAATAAACAATTTACAGTTACTCTTAAATAAATCATACACTTTTCGTAATTTCTGTGAAGAGGTCAATTTTTTGtgtttatcaataggtttatCATATACTACCGGATATTGTGATCTAAATGGTTCAAAAAACGTTCTTTTAATGATCAGAGTATTTCTACAACGAAGTTTTAGTATACGAAAAATACTATTTTCCATATTTTCGTTTTCACAATTAAATTGAAATAACAATTTCGTTAATCATCACAGAATTCACATgtattaaatatacaaaaatttcaATCAATATGTCGCAGAATTTGTCGCAACAACTACATATTATATCGTAACTTGTAACTATAGCTTTCAGTTTAATCAAAGATcaatttgtaatatttcttctcctttctcgtttttataaccgttaaattttaattctaattttaatGGATACTATAAGTACCATAATTTTTTGTAACTAtttcgataaaaaaaatatagtaaTCTGATAGTACATATCATTAACTATCAATTACGAAAATGTAGTGAGATTTGACAGATTTTATTAGAAAGGAAATATCAGTATTTATTAATAAGATAAAGTATAATCATATATTGCAGTTAATAAAAAAGTTGCTATGATAGAATCTTTTCTTATTAAATGTTGGCAGTTATGATTAGATTGAAATTTTGGAACCAATGAAAGCAAATTCGATATAAGAATGGCACTGTTTAGGCATAGTAAGTTATTAAACATTAGAAATTTAAGTTTTTTACGTTTGAAAAGTCATAACAAGAATGAAAATACATTTCAAGTTAAATTTATATCGAGCAATGCTGTAGAAAACATAGATATAAAGTTATCTAA from the Bombus affinis isolate iyBomAffi1 chromosome 11, iyBomAffi1.2, whole genome shotgun sequence genome contains:
- the LOC126921765 gene encoding LOW QUALITY PROTEIN: probable cardiolipin synthase (CMP-forming) (The sequence of the model RefSeq protein was modified relative to this genomic sequence to represent the inferred CDS: deleted 2 bases in 1 codon), encoding MNQFTILRFKQSTISSRYWLERCLRQYLVYHARVYSNGINNHKNYIVKKEDINRRKALRLQILQDIKQTKRKVEVIIDKENIWTVPNILCMGRIVTSPYLSYLILSQDYQIALWLLIIAGFSDLADGWIARTWTSQASKLGTFLDPAADKLLVGTLFLSLAWVGLVPIPLTCLVIARDVALISAVSYIRYQSLPPPKTLARYFDPTYATVQLAPTYISKINTAIQLSFVAGTLAAPIFHFVNHPALEIFCYVTAVTTLAGGVSYLISKNTYKFVRKKTSTKSSLNTCINDHNNIVYCF
- the LOC126921766 gene encoding complex I intermediate-associated protein 30, mitochondrial; this encodes MENSIFRILKLRCRNTLIIKRTFFEPFRSQYPVVYDKPIDKHKKLTSSQKLRKVYDLFKSNCKLFIQEIWDNYSIYPCNFAVNEINTIWKFDGTQKSLDQWIVNSDKDYHHGYSAAKLELSSYGTGIFHGILDTRVPKDGRTTNAGYCNITSAPRFRSFVRRYYYDWQHHNEVVLRVRGDGRCYMLNILQKGNMDITQYDCYHYVMYTRGGPYWQIIRVPFSKFVFSSKGQINENQYAMCPNYTTNFGITIADKKPGPFRLEIDYIGVCFNTKNFEDFAYETYKVKDVAANL